The Methylocella tundrae genome contains the following window.
CTCAATGTCGAGATGACGGCCTTCAAGATCCGTCGCCGCGAAGCGGAAGCCTTCGCCCCTTGCGCGCAGACGCGCGACGCTGTCTTCGAGGTTTCGCGCCATCTCGGGCGGCAGCCATGAGCCGAAGGCGAGCACGCGATGCGCGATCAACGCCTGGGTGACGAGGCCGAGATCGCCCTCGATCTCGGGTTCGTCGTCGGGGCCGCCCCACACGATGACGATTTGCGATTCGCCCGCAAGGAAGAGCTCGGCGCGATCGAGCCTCGCCCGCAAAGCGGCGACCTCAGTGGTGAGGACGCTCTCGCGCCGCGCGCCCTGGCGCCGTTCCTTCAGATGAAAGAGCGCGGTCAGCGTCGAAAAGAGGATGAGCCCGGCGATGATCGCAAGTCCCGCCGCCTCGGCGCTGTGATGCAAAGCCTCGCCGGCGCTTGTTTCCATCCCGGCCGATGCCGGCGCGAGGAAGAGGGCCAGCACGAGACAAACGCCGAGGCCAAGACGCAACCCCGCCGCCGGCTTCCACATTGTTTCCCCCCGCTGATCCCAGCGCCGCTCCATACACGTCTCCGAATCGGTCTCGATGGAGGCCGACCGCCGCCTGATTCGCAGCACTGTAGCGGTACAGCCAACCTTTGAGAATCCCGTTAAGACCCTATGCGGGGCTTTTCCCTTCAAGGCGCCGGAGCGGCCAGAGCATATTCCGATCAGACCGGTTCGATCTGATTGACAATAATATGCTCAAGCTTTTGAATCTAGAGCGATTTCTGATCGATCGAATGACTCCATTCGATCCCGAAAGCGCTCCAGGCGGCCGTCAAAGCGCCTGGCGCGAGGCGCGCGCGGATAGGACGCTCGGCCAGGGCGCGCCGCTGGCGAACATCAAGCCCCTCGTGATCCACGGCCCGAGAACCGGCGCGACCTCTGGAAAGCGCTTGACGAGGACGCTCGCAACGCGCGAGCGCGCCGACCAGCGCGGGCTCAAGGGCCCGGCGTCCGGGTCCGAGCAGTCGATTCGGCGCAGCAGCCGCGCATAATCAAAAGGAGTCCAGCCGCGCTGCAGGAAGAACGCCGCGCGGTCAATGAGATGGTCGACGAGAACCGCCTTGGCCTGGGCATTGCTGTCGCCGGAGCAGCCTGGCTGATAAGACAGAACATTGTGCAGCTGCGGCCGCTTCGAATAGATATTGCCGCCATGCAGGCGGTAGACTCCGATGGCGTCATCGATCAGGACGCTGCCGGTGATGGCGTTGACGCCGAGACAGAAATAAAGATCCGTCCCCGTGCGAAGGCCGCCAAGGGCGGGATTGTCGGCAAAAAGAACCAGAGCGTCACGGCGAAAGCAATTGCCGGATGTCGGCGACCAGACCCATTCATTGGTCATCGGCTCGACGAACCGGATGCGATCGAGAATCGAGCGGTCGAAGCCTTCCTCCGGCCAGGGCGCGCCCAACGCCTGGCCGGTAGCGTGCCGATAGGGCCGCACCGAATCGGCTTTGACGCCGCGATTGGCGCAGATCACGCGGTTGAAAGCTTCCTCCGAACCCAGCACCACCTGATCGTTCAGGACCTGAAGCAGATCGCCGGACGTGAAGCCGACGTGAACCCGCAAAGAAAGGTGCACGAAAATGTGCGAGCTGACGCCATGCGGCAGCAGCATGTCGTCGGCGTCGAGGAAGATCACATAGGGGCCGCTCGACGCGGCGAGCCCATCGAGCGCCGCGGGCGTCTGGCCGTCATTGGCCGCCCGCCGGACAACCTTTGCTTTGGGGTAGCGCGCCTCGATCCCGCGCAGGACGGCGGGACTTTCGTCCGTCGAGGCGTTGTCGACGATCACGCATTCGACGTTCGGATAGGTCTGACGAAAGATCGAATCGACGGCTACGTCGAGGAACCGGCCATAATTGTAATTGACGACGATGACGCTGACGAGCGGAAGGCTCAGCGCCGGCGCCTCGCGCGGCTCGCTTCGAAACCGCTCCGTCACTCGAACTTCGTTCATGGCTCATCCCCGAAAGCCGAGACATGGACGAGATTTCCGCCATCAGTCAATATTGACTTGTGCTCCGAAGGGTCCTGAGGACATTGTCCGGCCATGCAAGCTCCCGATCGCAGTCGTTGCGGCGCTCATTCCGGACAGTCCATCGCATGGCCCAATCTTCGCCCGCCGTCACCCGTTTTCATCGCCTCGGAGGGAGTGGGCTTACAGTCTCCGCGCTCGGCCTTGGCTGCATGTCCTTTTCCGGCGTCTATGGCGCCTGCGAGGACGCCGATGGCGCGGCCGTCATCAAGGCGGCGCTCGACGCCGGGATCAATTTTCTCGACACCGCCGACATGTATGGCTGGGGCCATAATGAAACGCTCGTTGGCGCTGCGATCGCCGGGCGGCGCGATGAGGTCGTGCTGGCGACGAAATTCGGACATGTCCGCGGGCCCGGCGGAGAAATCCGCGTCAACGGGCGCCCGGACTATGTACTCAAGGCCTGCGACGCCAGCCTGACGCGGCTGAAAGCCGATCATATCGACCTCTATTATCAGCACCGCGTCGACCCGCAGGTGCCGATCGACGAGACCGTCGACGCCATGGCCGAACTCATCGTCAAAGGCAAAGTGCGCGCCATCGGACTGTCGGAGGCAAAGCCCGAAACGATCCGCCGCGCTCACAGGATTCATCCGCTCGCCGCGGTGCAGATGGAATATTCGCTGCTCTATCGCGCCGAGGCCGAGGAGGTTCTGGCGACGACCCGCGAGCTTGGCGTCGCCTTTGTCGCCTATTCGCCGCTCGGACGCGGCCTTCTCGGCGGCGCGATCCGGTCGGCGGCTGATGTCGCAGGTGACCGGCGCGGCGAACATCCGCGCTTTGCGCCGGAGAATTTTTCACACAACCGCCGCCTTGCCGAGCGCGTCGCGGCGATGGCCGAGGCGAAGGGCTGCACGACGGCGCAGCTCGCGCTCGCCTTCCTGATGAGCCAGGGGGAAGATGTGACGCCGATCCCGGGCACGACGAAGACCAGCCGCCTTTTTGAGAACATCGGCGCGCTCGCGGTAAAGCTTGACGCAGGCGAGCTCGAAGAGCTCTCGACAATGATTCCGAACAATGCCGCCGCCGGAGAGCGCTATCCCGAGGCGGCGCTGAAGAACGCTTATCTCTAGCGAGTGAGGGCGCGCGGCGCTTTTTTCGGCGCGCGGGCGCGCTTGCGCCGGATGGCGGGCGCGGCGATGACGCATGCCTGAAGCTGGCGGGTTCACAGCGGCTGAATTCTGGTTTAGACACGTCTCATCACGAGTATGCCTCTAATAATTGCGCGCGGGTCAGCGCCTTCAGTCGCGCGCCATAGTCAACGAACCTCGAAACAATGCCGTTTCGAGCAAAGGCGCCCCGGACGCGCTGGCCGCAAGGCTCGGCGCGGTCTTTTTGCATGCCCTCGGGAACGCCGGGAGCGGCCCTGATCGTCAGGCTGCCCCGCTCCGAGGCGTTGTCTTGTCGCTGGTCAGGATAAAGGATCTCCCCTTTGCCTGGCTTTGCTCTAACGCCCGCCGCGACGGGGAAAGAGATTTTATGCCGAAGCGGACTGATATTTCGACGATCCTCATCATCGGCGCGGGTCCGATCATCATCGGACAGGCCTGCGAATTCGATTATTCCGGCACACAGGCCTGCAAGGCGCTGCGCGAGGAAGGCTATCGGATCGTCCTCGTCAATTCCAATCCGGCGACGATCATGACCGACCCGGACATGGCCGATCGCACCTATATCGAGCCGATCACGCCGGAAGTGGTCGCCAAGATCATCGCCAAGGAGCGCTACGCCATTCCCGGCGGCTTCGCGCTTTTGCCCACCATGGGCGGCCAGACCGCGCTGAATTGCGCTCTCTCCTTGAAGAAAATGGGCGTGCTCGACGATTTCGGCGTCGAGATGATCGGCGCCAGCGCCGAGGCGATCGACATGGCCGAGGACCGCGAATTGTTCCGCGAGGCGATGACGCGCATCGGCCTTTCAACGCCGCGCTCGCATCAGATCAAGACGCTGAGCCAGGCGCTCGCGATCCTCGATGACATTGGCCTGCCCGCCATCATCCGCCCCTCCTTCACTATGGGCGGCACGGGCGGCGGCATCGCCTACAACAAGGCGGAGTTCATCGACATTATCGAACGGGGCATCGACGCCTCGCCGACGAGCGAGGTGCTGGTCGAGGAAAGCGTGCTCGGCTGGAAAGAGTATGAGATGGAGGTGGTCCGCGACAAGGCGGACAATTGCATCATCATCTGCTCGATCGAGAACATCGATCCGATGGGCGTTCACACGGGCGATTCGATCACCGTCGCCCCTGCGCTGACCTTGACCGACAAGGAATATCAGATCATGCGCGACGCCTCGCTGGCGGTTCTGCGCGAGATCGGCGTCGAGACGGGCGGCTCCAACGTTCAGTTCGCGGTCAATCCGGCGGACGGCCGCATGATCGTCATTGAAATGAACCCACGCGTCTCGCGTTCATCGGCCCTCGCCTCGAAAGCGACCGGCTTCCCGATCGCCAAGGTCGCGGCCAAGCTCGCGGTCGGCTTCACGCTCGACGAGATCGCCAATGACATCACCGGCGGCGCGACCCCGGCCTCTTTCGAGCCGAGCATCGACTATGTCGTGACGAAGATTCCCCGCTTCGCTTTCGAGAAATTTCCCGGCGCCGAGAATATACTGACCACGGCGATGAAATCCGTTGGGGAGGCCA
Protein-coding sequences here:
- a CDS encoding glycosyltransferase family 2 protein; its protein translation is MNEVRVTERFRSEPREAPALSLPLVSVIVVNYNYGRFLDVAVDSIFRQTYPNVECVIVDNASTDESPAVLRGIEARYPKAKVVRRAANDGQTPAALDGLAASSGPYVIFLDADDMLLPHGVSSHIFVHLSLRVHVGFTSGDLLQVLNDQVVLGSEEAFNRVICANRGVKADSVRPYRHATGQALGAPWPEEGFDRSILDRIRFVEPMTNEWVWSPTSGNCFRRDALVLFADNPALGGLRTGTDLYFCLGVNAITGSVLIDDAIGVYRLHGGNIYSKRPQLHNVLSYQPGCSGDSNAQAKAVLVDHLIDRAAFFLQRGWTPFDYARLLRRIDCSDPDAGPLSPRWSARSRVASVLVKRFPEVAPVLGPWITRGLMFASGAPWPSVLSARASRQAL
- a CDS encoding aldo/keto reductase, whose translation is MAQSSPAVTRFHRLGGSGLTVSALGLGCMSFSGVYGACEDADGAAVIKAALDAGINFLDTADMYGWGHNETLVGAAIAGRRDEVVLATKFGHVRGPGGEIRVNGRPDYVLKACDASLTRLKADHIDLYYQHRVDPQVPIDETVDAMAELIVKGKVRAIGLSEAKPETIRRAHRIHPLAAVQMEYSLLYRAEAEEVLATTRELGVAFVAYSPLGRGLLGGAIRSAADVAGDRRGEHPRFAPENFSHNRRLAERVAAMAEAKGCTTAQLALAFLMSQGEDVTPIPGTTKTSRLFENIGALAVKLDAGELEELSTMIPNNAAAGERYPEAALKNAYL